The Streptomyces sp. Mut1 genome window below encodes:
- a CDS encoding LacI family DNA-binding transcriptional regulator, translating to MGRRPGARITIRAIAEEAGVSIATVSRVINGRAVVAPATQEMVRQAARRLGEVPVQRRPSPGPADAPVLVYCPYALTDYFGTIVTSVIETLALHGRRAVIQAGESAREQTPSLLSLPGPAGMAGAVLILPPSSTEDLLALHARRYPLVVIDPREELPEDVASVSAAHAAGARRVTGHLTALGHRRIGFIGGPGNWLASRSRLVGHTSALAEIGILVEPELVRAVVEPNAEMGYRAASSLLELAPAPTAIVAFNDKTAAGALRAALDRRLRVPQDLSVTGFDDSELGRSTSPILTTARQPLEEMGRIAVSLLMRLVAGHAVDTLHVELATPLLVRASTGRPRSEPSGPDTVHA from the coding sequence GTGGGTAGGCGGCCTGGCGCGCGCATCACGATCCGGGCGATCGCCGAGGAGGCGGGCGTGTCGATCGCCACCGTCTCCCGCGTGATCAACGGGCGGGCGGTCGTGGCTCCCGCGACCCAGGAGATGGTCCGTCAGGCCGCGCGGCGCCTGGGCGAAGTCCCGGTCCAGCGCCGGCCGTCACCGGGTCCCGCGGATGCTCCCGTGCTGGTGTACTGCCCCTACGCGCTGACCGACTACTTCGGCACCATCGTGACCTCCGTCATCGAGACGCTGGCGCTGCACGGCCGCCGAGCGGTCATCCAGGCGGGGGAGAGCGCGCGGGAGCAGACCCCGTCGCTGCTCTCCCTCCCCGGGCCCGCGGGCATGGCGGGCGCTGTCCTGATCCTTCCGCCCAGCTCCACCGAGGACCTGCTGGCACTGCACGCGCGGCGCTACCCGCTCGTGGTGATCGACCCGCGTGAGGAACTGCCCGAGGACGTCGCGTCGGTGTCGGCCGCGCACGCGGCCGGCGCGCGCCGCGTCACCGGCCACCTCACCGCCCTGGGCCACCGCCGGATCGGCTTCATCGGGGGCCCCGGCAACTGGCTCGCCAGCCGCTCCAGGCTGGTCGGCCACACCTCGGCACTCGCGGAGATCGGCATCCTCGTGGAGCCGGAGCTGGTCAGGGCGGTCGTCGAACCGAACGCCGAGATGGGCTATCGCGCCGCGTCGTCGCTGCTGGAACTCGCCCCGGCGCCCACCGCGATCGTGGCGTTCAACGACAAGACGGCCGCCGGCGCGCTGCGGGCGGCCCTCGACCGCCGGCTGCGGGTACCGCAGGACCTGTCGGTCACCGGCTTCGACGACAGCGAGCTCGGCCGCAGCACGTCCCCGATCCTCACCACCGCCCGTCAGCCACTGGAGGAGATGGGGCGCATAGCCGTCTCCCTGCTGATGCGCCTGGTGGCGGGCCATGCCGTCGACACCCTGCACGTCGAGCTGGCCACGCCGCTGCTCGTCCGGGCATCCACCGGCCGGCCGCGTTCCGAGCCGTCCGGTCCGGACACCGTCCACGCCTGA
- a CDS encoding L,D-transpeptidase, protein MRTPSLTGAVAAAAATALLCTAAPSAAAPVRDTACTAPAGPYQRQLEQHLGLPVDGRQSDADCRAIRAFQTAHGRPHADGLADLGTYRTVLVVEATPDPNAAGRCPVESSRVTCVDMDRQLLWVQKGKKVVFGPVPTRTGRDAQETRPGRHTIYWRDRDHVSTIYDDAPMPYSQFFDGGQALHGHPGDLYDGGGSAGCVNLTVDDAAKLWDLLALDDVVYVWGVKPGTAD, encoded by the coding sequence GTGCGTACCCCCAGCCTCACCGGTGCCGTGGCCGCAGCAGCGGCCACGGCACTGCTGTGCACCGCGGCCCCCTCGGCCGCCGCCCCCGTGCGCGACACCGCGTGCACCGCGCCGGCCGGCCCCTACCAGCGGCAGCTGGAGCAGCACCTCGGCCTGCCCGTGGACGGCCGCCAGTCCGACGCCGACTGCCGGGCCATCCGCGCCTTCCAGACCGCACACGGCCGGCCGCACGCCGACGGGCTCGCCGACCTCGGCACGTACCGCACCGTGCTCGTGGTCGAGGCGACGCCCGACCCGAACGCCGCGGGCCGCTGCCCCGTCGAGTCCTCGCGGGTGACCTGCGTCGACATGGACCGCCAGCTGCTGTGGGTACAGAAGGGGAAGAAGGTCGTCTTCGGACCCGTGCCCACCCGCACCGGCCGCGACGCGCAGGAGACGCGGCCGGGCCGGCACACCATCTACTGGCGCGACCGCGACCACGTCTCCACGATCTACGACGACGCCCCCATGCCGTACTCCCAGTTCTTCGACGGCGGGCAGGCGCTGCACGGGCACCCGGGTGACCTGTACGACGGCGGGGGCTCGGCCGGCTGCGTCAACCTCACCGTGGACGACGCGGCGAAGCTGTGGGACCTGCTCGCCCTGGACGACGTCGTCTATGTATGGGGTGTGAAGCCCGGCACCGCCGACTGA
- the cobN gene encoding cobaltochelatase subunit CobN: MILLLSTSDTDLLSARASQGPVSYRYANPSRLPMQDLPELLDGADLVVVRLLGGVRAWQDGLDQVLAAGRPVVVLTGEQAPDAQLMAASTVPIGIAAEAHAYLAHGGPANLEQLARFLSDTVLLTGHGFEPPAAAPSWGPLERTPRATGDGAPTVAVLYYRAHHMSGNTAFIETLCRAVEAEGARALPLYVASLRAPEPELVDALRDADAIVTTVLAAGGTRPAEASAGGDDESWDAGALTALDVPILQALCLTSSHADWEGNDEGVSPLDAASQIAVPEFDGRLITVPFSFKEIDEDGLPAYVADDERASRVAGIAVRHARLRHIPNADKRLALVLSAYPTKHSRIGNAVGLDTPASAVALLRRLRDEGYDFGDEEVPGLASGDGDELIYALIEAGGHDQEWLTEEQLARNPVRIPAADYRRWFATLPAGLREAVEEHWGPAPGEMFVDRSRNPEGDIVLAALRRGNLLILIQPPRGFGENPIAIYHDPDLPPSHHYLAAYRWIAARAEDNGFGADAMIHLGKHGNLEWLPGKNAGLSAACGPDAALGDLPLVYPFLVNDPGEGTQAKRRVHATLVDHLVPPMARADSYGDIARLEQLLDEHAQIAAMDPAKLPAIRAQIWTLIQAAKLDHDLGIEGRPEDEGFDDFIMHLDGWLCEIKDVQIRDGLHVLGGAPTGPARVNLVLAILRARQIWGGTASLPGLREALGLDESAATRTDADAVEEQARALVQAMEDADWNPSALQAPAAIEQPGPGQGPERTTGTLLHDLPPDVAAILDFAAREVVPRLAGTTDELDHCVHALNGGFVPAGPSGSPLRGLVNVLPTGRNFYSVDPKAVPSRLAWETGQALADSLLERYRTDNGEWPVSVGLSLWGTSAMRTAGDDVAEAFALLGVRPVWDDASRRVTGLEPIPAEELGRPRIDVTLRISGFFRDAFPHTIGLLDDAVRLAASLDEPAEINHVRAHTQADLAEHGDERRATTRIFGSRPGTYGAGLLQLIDSRDWRTDADLAEVYTTWGGYAYGRDLDGCPAREEMETAYKRIAVAAKNTDTREHDIADSDDYFQYHGGMVATVRALKGKAPEAYIGDSTRPETVRTRTLTEETSRVFRARVVNPKWIEAMRRHGYKGAFELAATVDYLFGYDATTGVVADWMYDKLTEAYVLDPTNRAFLEQANPWALHGIAERLLEAESRGMWAKPDPAVLEALRQVFLETEGNLEGED; this comes from the coding sequence ATGATCCTGCTCCTGTCGACGTCCGACACCGACCTGCTCAGCGCCCGCGCCTCCCAAGGACCGGTCAGCTACCGGTACGCCAACCCCTCCCGGCTGCCGATGCAGGACCTCCCCGAGCTGCTGGACGGCGCCGACCTCGTCGTCGTACGCCTCCTCGGCGGTGTCCGCGCCTGGCAGGACGGCCTCGACCAAGTCCTCGCCGCCGGACGCCCCGTCGTGGTCCTCACCGGGGAACAGGCCCCCGACGCCCAGCTGATGGCCGCCTCCACCGTCCCCATCGGGATCGCCGCCGAGGCCCACGCCTACCTCGCCCACGGCGGCCCCGCCAACCTGGAGCAGCTCGCCCGCTTCCTCTCCGACACCGTCCTGCTCACCGGCCACGGCTTCGAACCCCCCGCCGCCGCACCCTCCTGGGGCCCGCTGGAGCGCACCCCCCGCGCGACCGGCGACGGCGCCCCCACCGTCGCGGTGCTCTACTACCGCGCCCACCACATGAGCGGCAACACCGCGTTCATCGAGACCCTGTGCCGGGCCGTGGAGGCCGAGGGCGCCCGCGCCCTGCCGCTGTACGTCGCCTCGCTGCGCGCCCCCGAGCCCGAACTCGTCGACGCCCTGCGGGACGCCGACGCGATCGTGACCACCGTCCTCGCGGCGGGCGGCACCCGGCCCGCCGAGGCATCGGCCGGCGGCGACGACGAGTCCTGGGACGCGGGCGCCCTCACCGCCCTCGACGTCCCGATCCTCCAGGCGCTCTGCCTCACCAGCTCCCACGCCGACTGGGAGGGCAACGACGAGGGCGTCTCACCGCTGGACGCCGCGAGCCAGATCGCCGTCCCCGAGTTCGACGGGCGCCTGATCACCGTCCCGTTCTCCTTCAAGGAGATCGACGAGGACGGCCTGCCCGCCTACGTCGCCGACGACGAGCGGGCGTCCCGCGTCGCCGGGATCGCCGTGCGCCACGCCCGGCTGCGCCACATCCCGAACGCCGACAAGCGCCTCGCCCTCGTCCTGTCCGCGTACCCCACCAAGCACTCCCGGATCGGCAACGCCGTCGGGCTCGACACCCCCGCGAGCGCGGTCGCCCTGCTGCGCAGGCTGCGCGACGAGGGCTACGACTTCGGTGACGAGGAGGTCCCCGGCCTCGCGTCGGGCGACGGCGACGAGCTGATCTACGCCCTGATCGAGGCGGGCGGCCACGACCAGGAATGGCTCACCGAGGAGCAGTTGGCACGCAACCCGGTCCGTATCCCCGCCGCCGACTACCGCCGCTGGTTCGCCACGCTCCCGGCCGGACTCCGCGAGGCCGTCGAGGAGCACTGGGGCCCGGCCCCCGGCGAGATGTTCGTGGACCGCTCGCGCAACCCGGAGGGCGACATCGTCCTGGCCGCCCTGCGCCGGGGCAATCTGCTCATCCTGATCCAGCCGCCGCGCGGCTTCGGCGAGAACCCGATCGCGATCTACCACGACCCGGATCTGCCGCCGTCCCACCACTACCTGGCCGCCTACCGCTGGATCGCCGCCCGCGCCGAGGACAACGGCTTCGGCGCCGACGCGATGATCCACCTCGGCAAGCACGGCAACCTGGAGTGGCTGCCCGGCAAGAACGCCGGCCTGTCCGCCGCCTGCGGCCCCGACGCGGCGCTCGGCGACCTCCCGCTCGTCTACCCGTTCCTGGTCAACGACCCGGGGGAGGGCACCCAGGCCAAGCGCCGGGTGCACGCCACGCTCGTGGACCACCTGGTGCCGCCGATGGCCCGCGCCGACAGCTACGGCGACATCGCCCGGCTCGAACAGCTCCTGGACGAGCACGCCCAGATCGCCGCGATGGACCCGGCGAAGCTGCCGGCGATCCGCGCCCAGATCTGGACCCTGATCCAGGCCGCGAAGCTCGACCACGACCTGGGCATCGAGGGACGCCCCGAGGACGAGGGCTTCGACGACTTCATCATGCATCTCGACGGCTGGCTCTGTGAGATCAAGGACGTCCAGATCCGCGACGGCCTGCACGTCCTGGGCGGCGCCCCCACCGGCCCCGCCCGCGTCAACCTGGTCCTCGCGATCCTGCGGGCCCGTCAGATCTGGGGCGGCACGGCCTCCCTGCCCGGCCTGCGCGAGGCGCTCGGCCTGGACGAGTCGGCGGCGACCCGCACCGACGCCGACGCCGTCGAGGAACAGGCCCGCGCCCTGGTCCAGGCGATGGAGGACGCGGACTGGAACCCGTCCGCCCTCCAAGCCCCCGCGGCGATCGAGCAGCCGGGCCCGGGGCAGGGCCCCGAGCGGACGACCGGCACACTCCTGCACGACCTGCCCCCGGACGTGGCCGCGATCCTGGACTTCGCCGCCCGCGAGGTCGTCCCCCGCCTGGCCGGGACCACCGACGAGCTGGACCACTGCGTCCACGCCCTGAACGGCGGCTTCGTCCCCGCGGGCCCCTCCGGCTCCCCGCTGCGCGGCCTGGTCAACGTCCTGCCGACCGGCCGCAACTTCTACTCCGTCGACCCCAAGGCCGTCCCCTCCCGCCTCGCCTGGGAGACCGGCCAGGCCCTGGCCGACTCCCTCCTGGAGCGCTACCGCACCGACAACGGCGAGTGGCCGGTCTCCGTGGGCCTGTCCCTGTGGGGTACGAGCGCCATGCGCACCGCGGGCGACGACGTCGCCGAGGCGTTCGCCCTGCTCGGGGTCCGCCCCGTCTGGGACGACGCCTCCCGCCGCGTCACCGGCCTGGAGCCGATCCCCGCCGAGGAACTGGGCCGGCCGCGCATCGACGTCACCCTGCGCATCAGCGGCTTCTTCCGCGACGCCTTCCCGCACACCATCGGCCTGCTCGACGACGCGGTCCGGCTGGCCGCCTCGCTGGACGAGCCCGCCGAGATCAACCACGTACGGGCGCACACCCAGGCCGACCTGGCCGAGCACGGCGACGAACGCCGCGCCACCACCCGTATCTTCGGCTCCCGCCCCGGCACGTACGGCGCGGGCCTGCTCCAGCTCATCGACTCCCGCGACTGGCGCACCGACGCCGACCTCGCCGAGGTCTACACGACGTGGGGCGGCTACGCCTACGGCCGCGACCTCGACGGCTGCCCGGCCCGGGAGGAGATGGAGACGGCGTACAAGCGGATCGCGGTCGCGGCGAAGAACACCGACACCCGCGAGCACGACATCGCGGACTCCGACGACTACTTCCAGTACCACGGCGGCATGGTCGCCACGGTCCGCGCGCTCAAGGGCAAGGCCCCGGAGGCGTACATCGGGGACTCGACCCGCCCCGAGACCGTCCGCACCCGCACCCTGACCGAGGAGACCTCCCGGGTCTTCCGCGCCCGCGTCGTCAACCCCAAGTGGATCGAGGCGATGCGCCGCCACGGCTACAAGGGCGCCTTCGAGCTCGCCGCCACCGTCGATTACCTCTTCGGCTACGACGCCACGACGGGCGTGGTCGCGGACTGGATGTACGACAAGCTCACCGAGGCGTACGTCCTGGACCCCACCAACCGCGCCTTCCTCGAACAGGCCAACCCCTGGGCCCTGCACGGCATCGCGGAACGCCTGCTCGAAGCGGAGTCGCGCGGGATGTGGGCCAAGCCGGACCCGGCGGTGCTCGAAGCGCTGCGCCAGGTGTTCCTGGAGACGGAAGGGAACCTGGAGGGCGAGGACTGA
- a CDS encoding choice-of-anchor A family protein — MRPMPKRFAALRSRARASGAACAVLATVVPAFTLGIGVAPAAAAPLPGGLGPCVPGNCPDPFPGINNGPLAGRDNGINIFVGDDFLVRGRAAEAEGRVVVLDDFDQDKDPEAGQTYNLGIVGVGSRVPPPNGADFLTTGGNVTIAPGETLDTTGGIVGEQGVVRHAGTQSGTVSGTLVQDPEAVAPYAGLRDQLTEASQCYARPDGTLRTPTGTAVNQGTQTLFTGDGTSSLQVFNVDFDMTGPTGGQQGVVFEDIPADATILVNVIGADRTINTYSGGIDDATDPLNAYRERLLWNFPDATTVDLSGTGQFQGSFLMGEQSSMTTVTLPGVNGRFFTTGSVTHTSAAAGGGGQEFHAYPFDGDLPECGGPQPVTGEVRVLKSDAETGEPLAGADFELWRETNNMPGLQTTGTVPDTLVTTCTTPTTGICTATTNPGTYYWRETEAPDGYDLPDPAVFGPLTLTEDNADTGVQTEALNTQAPVTPTTGSLTLDKTDAKNGRPLAGAVFELWRESNDVPGLQTTGADPDTLTDAGCSTDGAGQCTFDDLPLGEYYLREIAVPEGYVLPANPVSGPFEVTEANSSEGVTVELSNKRGEPCKGKDCKDGTHKSAHA; from the coding sequence ATGAGACCCATGCCCAAGCGCTTCGCAGCGCTGCGTTCACGCGCCCGTGCCTCCGGTGCGGCCTGCGCCGTCCTGGCCACCGTCGTACCCGCCTTCACCCTCGGCATCGGTGTGGCGCCGGCCGCCGCCGCGCCGCTGCCGGGCGGCCTGGGTCCGTGTGTGCCGGGTAACTGTCCCGACCCGTTCCCGGGGATCAACAACGGACCTCTCGCGGGCCGGGACAACGGGATCAACATCTTCGTCGGCGACGACTTCCTCGTGCGCGGCCGGGCCGCCGAGGCCGAGGGCCGGGTCGTGGTGCTCGACGACTTCGACCAGGACAAGGACCCGGAAGCGGGCCAGACGTACAACCTGGGCATCGTCGGTGTCGGGTCGCGCGTCCCGCCGCCCAACGGCGCGGACTTCCTGACCACGGGCGGGAACGTCACGATCGCGCCGGGGGAAACCCTGGACACGACCGGCGGCATCGTCGGCGAACAGGGCGTCGTGCGCCACGCGGGTACGCAGAGCGGGACCGTCTCCGGGACGCTCGTCCAGGACCCGGAGGCCGTGGCGCCCTACGCGGGGCTGCGCGACCAGCTCACGGAGGCCAGCCAGTGCTACGCACGGCCCGATGGCACGCTGAGGACGCCGACGGGCACCGCCGTGAACCAGGGCACGCAGACGCTCTTCACGGGTGACGGGACGTCCTCGTTGCAGGTCTTCAACGTCGACTTCGACATGACCGGCCCCACCGGCGGCCAGCAGGGAGTCGTCTTCGAGGACATCCCCGCCGACGCGACGATCCTCGTCAACGTCATCGGGGCGGACCGCACGATCAACACGTACAGCGGGGGCATCGACGACGCCACCGACCCGCTGAACGCCTACCGCGAGCGGCTTCTGTGGAACTTCCCGGACGCCACCACCGTGGACCTGTCGGGGACCGGCCAGTTCCAGGGCAGCTTCCTGATGGGTGAGCAGTCCTCGATGACCACCGTGACCCTTCCGGGGGTCAACGGCAGGTTCTTCACCACCGGCTCGGTGACGCACACCAGCGCCGCGGCCGGGGGCGGCGGTCAGGAGTTCCACGCGTACCCGTTCGACGGAGACCTCCCGGAGTGCGGTGGGCCGCAGCCCGTGACCGGTGAGGTCCGCGTACTCAAGTCCGACGCCGAGACCGGCGAACCCCTCGCCGGAGCCGACTTCGAGCTGTGGCGCGAGACCAACAACATGCCCGGCCTCCAGACCACCGGCACCGTCCCCGACACCCTCGTCACCACCTGCACCACCCCCACCACCGGCATCTGCACCGCGACAACCAACCCCGGCACCTACTACTGGCGCGAAACCGAAGCCCCCGACGGCTACGACCTCCCCGACCCCGCCGTCTTCGGCCCCCTCACCCTCACCGAGGACAACGCCGACACCGGCGTCCAGACCGAAGCGCTCAACACCCAGGCCCCCGTGACGCCCACGACGGGTTCGCTGACGCTGGACAAGACGGACGCGAAGAACGGGCGGCCGCTGGCCGGGGCCGTCTTCGAGCTGTGGCGCGAGAGCAACGACGTGCCGGGGCTCCAGACGACCGGGGCGGACCCGGACACGCTCACCGACGCCGGATGCTCCACCGACGGCGCGGGGCAGTGCACCTTCGACGATCTTCCGCTCGGTGAGTACTACCTGCGCGAGATCGCCGTCCCCGAGGGCTACGTCCTGCCGGCGAACCCCGTATCGGGGCCGTTCGAGGTGACGGAGGCCAACAGCTCGGAGGGCGTCACCGTCGAGCTGTCCAACAAGCGCGGCGAGCCGTGCAAGGGGAAGGACTGCAAGGACGGCACGCACAAGTCCGCGCACGCCTGA
- a CDS encoding RICIN domain-containing protein translates to MALSATLAAAGALVVLDTGTAGAATPGALTNTGNGKCLDVADGSTADGTPAQMWTCYPGSQNQSWTLNSDGSLTARGKCLDLVAGGTANGTAVHLWTCYDTVATQKWRLTAAGDLVNTAADKCLDIKDNSNADGARLQVWDCAGTGNQKWAFSGATDPTDPTTPPAGDDPDLGPNTVVFDPSMSASSIQSKLNSIFSQQESNQFGSQRYAVLFKPGTYSADVNVGFYTQVAGLGLSPDAVNINGAVHAEADWFQGNATQNFWRDAENLSVTPNGGSDRWAVSQAAPYRRMHVRGNLKLDDGGWSSGGFISDSKVDGQIQSGSQQQFLTKNTQMGSWSGSNWNMVFVGDQGAPAQSFPTYTTVPTAPVNREKPFLYIDDAGDWKVFVPAAQTNVSGTTWSGKNQAGSSLPLDQFYIARPGASAADMNAALAAGKNLLITPGVYHLNQTLNVTRPDTVVLGMGLATLIPDNGITALTTADVDGIKIAGVLVDAGTTNSQTLMRIGPDGASAGHAANPVTLNDVFFRIGGATVGKATRSLVVNTSDTIIDHTWIWRADHGNGGTVGWNTNTADTGLVVNGQNVTAYGLFVEHYQKTQVIWNGNGGRTYFFQNELPYDPPNQAAWKNGNTNGYPAYKVGDSVTSHEAWGLGSYAYFNVNPSVVEDHSFEVPQTSGVKFHDMVTVVLGGAGTINHIINNTGATVTPSNNVAYLTTYP, encoded by the coding sequence ATGGCCCTGAGCGCGACCCTGGCCGCCGCCGGAGCGCTGGTCGTCCTGGACACCGGGACCGCCGGCGCCGCGACCCCCGGCGCCCTGACCAACACCGGCAACGGCAAGTGCCTGGACGTCGCCGACGGTTCGACCGCCGACGGGACCCCCGCCCAGATGTGGACGTGCTACCCCGGCAGCCAGAACCAGAGCTGGACGCTGAACAGCGACGGCTCGCTGACCGCCCGGGGCAAGTGCCTGGACCTGGTCGCGGGCGGCACCGCCAACGGCACGGCCGTACACCTGTGGACCTGCTACGACACGGTCGCCACCCAGAAATGGCGGCTGACCGCGGCCGGTGACCTGGTCAACACCGCCGCGGACAAGTGCCTGGACATCAAGGACAACAGCAACGCCGACGGAGCGCGGCTGCAGGTCTGGGACTGCGCCGGCACCGGCAACCAGAAGTGGGCCTTCTCGGGCGCGACCGACCCGACCGACCCCACGACACCCCCTGCGGGCGACGACCCCGACCTCGGCCCGAACACGGTGGTCTTCGACCCGTCCATGTCGGCGTCCTCCATCCAGTCCAAGCTGAACAGCATCTTCAGCCAGCAGGAGTCCAACCAGTTCGGCTCCCAGCGCTACGCCGTCCTGTTCAAGCCGGGTACGTACAGCGCGGACGTCAACGTCGGCTTCTACACCCAGGTCGCGGGCCTCGGCCTGTCGCCGGACGCGGTGAACATCAACGGGGCGGTGCACGCCGAGGCCGACTGGTTCCAGGGCAACGCCACGCAGAACTTCTGGCGGGACGCGGAGAACCTGTCCGTCACCCCCAACGGCGGCAGCGACCGCTGGGCCGTCTCGCAGGCGGCCCCGTACCGGCGCATGCATGTGCGCGGCAACCTCAAGCTGGACGACGGCGGCTGGTCCAGCGGCGGCTTCATCTCCGACTCGAAGGTCGACGGCCAGATCCAGTCGGGCAGCCAGCAGCAGTTCCTGACCAAGAACACGCAGATGGGCTCCTGGTCCGGCTCCAACTGGAACATGGTCTTCGTCGGCGACCAGGGCGCCCCCGCCCAGTCCTTCCCGACCTACACCACGGTTCCCACCGCCCCGGTCAACCGCGAGAAGCCCTTCCTCTACATCGACGACGCCGGTGACTGGAAGGTGTTCGTCCCCGCCGCCCAGACCAACGTCTCGGGGACCACCTGGAGCGGCAAGAACCAGGCGGGTTCCTCGCTCCCGCTCGACCAGTTCTACATCGCCAGGCCCGGCGCGAGCGCGGCCGACATGAACGCCGCCCTGGCCGCCGGCAAGAACCTGCTGATCACCCCCGGCGTCTACCACCTCAACCAGACGCTCAACGTCACCCGCCCCGACACCGTGGTCCTCGGCATGGGTCTGGCCACCCTCATCCCCGACAACGGCATCACCGCGCTGACCACGGCGGACGTCGACGGCATCAAGATCGCCGGAGTCCTGGTCGACGCCGGCACGACCAACTCCCAGACCCTGATGCGGATCGGCCCCGACGGCGCTTCGGCGGGCCACGCGGCCAACCCCGTCACGCTCAACGACGTGTTCTTCCGCATCGGCGGCGCCACCGTGGGCAAGGCCACCCGGTCCCTGGTCGTCAACACCAGCGACACGATCATCGACCACACCTGGATCTGGCGCGCGGACCACGGCAACGGCGGCACCGTCGGCTGGAACACCAACACCGCTGACACCGGACTCGTCGTCAACGGCCAGAACGTCACCGCGTACGGCCTGTTCGTCGAGCACTACCAGAAGACGCAGGTCATCTGGAACGGCAACGGCGGCCGCACCTACTTCTTCCAGAACGAACTGCCCTACGACCCGCCCAACCAGGCCGCCTGGAAGAACGGGAACACCAACGGCTACCCCGCCTACAAGGTCGGCGACTCCGTCACCAGCCACGAAGCGTGGGGGCTGGGCAGCTACGCGTACTTCAACGTCAACCCCTCGGTGGTCGAGGACCACTCCTTCGAGGTCCCGCAGACCTCCGGCGTGAAGTTCCACGACATGGTGACCGTCGTCCTCGGGGGCGCGGGCACCATCAACCACATCATCAACAACACCGGGGCGACGGTCACTCCGAGCAACAACGTCGCGTACCTCACCACCTACCCGTAA
- a CDS encoding ThuA domain-containing protein: MTPHPGTAARPGHRGRALLLRLLALAAVVLGLQAAPAHTARAADDFHVLAFYDGTYDAAHINFDHEANTWFAQQGATHGFTYTATTDWNRLNSAEPAQYQVVMFLDNYPHTASQRSAFQAYMRNGGGFVGFHVSAFNTDTSDWPWYHNTFLGTGAFRSNTWGPTQETLRVEDAGHPATAGLPGTLTSSVSEWYSWQNDLRDNPAIDVLASMDPSTFPIGTDPNQTWYSGYFPIVWTNRDYRMVYNNFGHNAMDYATDTALSSTFASTQQNRLLLQEIVWAAGRSGPVTPPQGDPTGRITGYGGKCVDVAGSSSANGTAVQLYDCNGSDAQRWAVGSDGTVEALGKCLDVTGAGITDGTKVQLYDCNGSGAQVWQHRSDGALVNPASGKCLDATGPSSANGTRLQIWTCYDGDNQRWTLPA, encoded by the coding sequence TTGACACCTCATCCGGGGACAGCCGCACGTCCCGGGCACCGGGGACGCGCACTGCTGCTCCGGCTGCTCGCACTGGCAGCGGTCGTGCTCGGCCTGCAGGCGGCCCCGGCCCACACCGCCCGTGCCGCCGACGACTTCCACGTGCTGGCCTTCTACGACGGCACCTACGACGCCGCGCACATCAACTTCGACCACGAGGCGAACACCTGGTTCGCGCAGCAGGGAGCCACCCACGGCTTCACCTACACCGCCACCACCGACTGGAACCGGCTCAACAGCGCCGAGCCGGCCCAGTACCAAGTGGTCATGTTCCTCGACAACTATCCGCACACCGCGTCCCAGCGTTCCGCGTTCCAGGCGTACATGCGGAACGGTGGCGGGTTCGTCGGCTTCCACGTCTCGGCGTTCAACACGGACACCAGCGACTGGCCCTGGTACCACAACACCTTCCTCGGCACCGGCGCCTTCCGGTCCAACACCTGGGGCCCCACGCAGGAGACACTGCGCGTCGAGGACGCCGGCCATCCGGCGACGGCCGGGCTGCCGGGCACCCTCACCTCGTCGGTCAGCGAGTGGTACAGCTGGCAGAACGATCTGCGGGACAACCCCGCGATCGACGTCCTCGCGTCGATGGACCCCTCGACGTTCCCGATCGGTACCGATCCCAACCAGACCTGGTACAGCGGCTACTTCCCGATCGTGTGGACGAACCGCGACTACCGGATGGTGTACAACAACTTCGGCCACAACGCGATGGACTACGCGACGGACACCGCGCTGTCCTCCACCTTCGCCAGCACCCAGCAGAACCGGCTCCTGCTCCAGGAGATCGTCTGGGCGGCCGGCCGGAGCGGACCGGTCACCCCGCCGCAGGGCGACCCCACCGGCCGGATCACGGGATACGGCGGCAAGTGCGTGGACGTGGCGGGTTCGAGTTCCGCCAACGGCACGGCGGTGCAGCTCTACGACTGCAACGGGTCCGATGCCCAGCGGTGGGCGGTCGGCTCCGACGGCACGGTCGAGGCACTGGGCAAGTGCCTCGATGTGACCGGGGCGGGGATCACGGACGGCACCAAGGTTCAGTTGTACGACTGCAACGGGTCCGGAGCGCAGGTCTGGCAGCACCGGAGCGACGGTGCGCTGGTCAACCCCGCTTCCGGCAAGTGCCTGGACGCCACCGGCCCCAGCTCGGCCAACGGCACCCGCCTCCAGATCTGGACCTGCTACGACGGCGACAACCAGCGGTGGACCCTTCCGGCCTGA